A window from Citrus sinensis cultivar Valencia sweet orange chromosome 3, DVS_A1.0, whole genome shotgun sequence encodes these proteins:
- the LOC102610395 gene encoding methyl-CpG-binding domain-containing protein 4-like isoform X2 yields the protein MLGLVGFGSVVKPRGGGEPIRSIDTYAAQCEKCFKWRVINSSEEYEEIRCKIAEIPFVCDRKPGVSCEDPADIEYDASRVWVIDRPGIPKTPGGFKRSLVLRKDFSKMDAYYITPTGKKLRTLNEVAGFLAANPEYSDVSLSDFTFSVPKVMDDTIPEDVVKKGSASSDAKRKPKTSKGVVGDGTARDEGSVAMH from the exons ATGCTTGGGCTAGTGGGTTTCGGTTCTGTTGTG AAGCCCCGAGGAGGAGGGGAACCGATCAGGTCAATCGACACATACGCAGCACAGTgcgaaaaatgttttaaatggAGGGTGATTAATTCATCAGAAGAGTATGAGGAAATTAGATGTAAAATCGCAGAGATCCCTTTTGTTTGTGACAGAAAACCTGGTGTTTCCTGTGAGGATCCTGCTGATATTGAGTATGATGCCTCACGAGTCTGGGTCATTGACAGACCTGGAATCCCAAAGACCCCAGGAGGTTTTAAGAGAAGTTTGGTGCTTAGAAAAGATTTCTCTAAAATGGATGCTTACTATATTACTCCCACAGGGAAGAAACTAAGAACTCTTAATGAAGTAGCAGGATTTCTTGCAGCAAATCCTGAATATAGTGATGTATCCCTTTCAGATTTTACCTTTTCAGTTCCAAAAGTAATGGACGATACTATTCCTGAGGATGTTGTCAAAAAGGGTTCTGCCAGTAGTGATGCTAAAAGGAAACCTAAAACATCGAAGGGTGTTGTTGGAGATGGAACTGCTAGGGATGAAGGGTCTGTTGCCATGCACTGA
- the LOC102610395 gene encoding methyl-CpG-binding domain-containing protein 4-like isoform X1, with protein sequence MEDKQETPKTASKKPRGGGEPIRSIDTYAAQCEKCFKWRVINSSEEYEEIRCKIAEIPFVCDRKPGVSCEDPADIEYDASRVWVIDRPGIPKTPGGFKRSLVLRKDFSKMDAYYITPTGKKLRTLNEVAGFLAANPEYSDVSLSDFTFSVPKVMDDTIPEDVVKKGSASSDAKRKPKTSKGVVGDGTARDEGSVAMH encoded by the exons atggAAGACAAACAAGAGACGCCGAAAACGGCGTCGAAG AAGCCCCGAGGAGGAGGGGAACCGATCAGGTCAATCGACACATACGCAGCACAGTgcgaaaaatgttttaaatggAGGGTGATTAATTCATCAGAAGAGTATGAGGAAATTAGATGTAAAATCGCAGAGATCCCTTTTGTTTGTGACAGAAAACCTGGTGTTTCCTGTGAGGATCCTGCTGATATTGAGTATGATGCCTCACGAGTCTGGGTCATTGACAGACCTGGAATCCCAAAGACCCCAGGAGGTTTTAAGAGAAGTTTGGTGCTTAGAAAAGATTTCTCTAAAATGGATGCTTACTATATTACTCCCACAGGGAAGAAACTAAGAACTCTTAATGAAGTAGCAGGATTTCTTGCAGCAAATCCTGAATATAGTGATGTATCCCTTTCAGATTTTACCTTTTCAGTTCCAAAAGTAATGGACGATACTATTCCTGAGGATGTTGTCAAAAAGGGTTCTGCCAGTAGTGATGCTAAAAGGAAACCTAAAACATCGAAGGGTGTTGTTGGAGATGGAACTGCTAGGGATGAAGGGTCTGTTGCCATGCACTGA
- the LOC102610998 gene encoding uncharacterized protein LOC102610998, whose amino-acid sequence MPPLTNQELIFFETNFSTMLKVLNKRLRRLYCRLRWPVRCRPEPKVIVKKFRKSSYKSQNDSKNELPLNGSATVHPNARTVDLKSEKSIRVATFNAALFSMAPAVPKSEKPSNFDHENEDFNRINLRAKSVIDRPKSILKQSPLHSSSVNGTENLSKQQKFAKSKLRVSINLPDNEISLLRNRQLSFREEDKDEPSSSAVRRILRGKAPLKSSVSFPTSSIASVGSTRTVLEVLRELDADLLALQDVKAEEENSMKPLSDLAAALGMNYVFAESWAPEYGNAVLSKWPIKRWKVQKIFDDTDFRNVLKATVDVPQIGEVNFHCTHLDHLDENWRMKQMNAIIQSNDHGEAHILAGALNSLDETDYSSERWTDIVKYYEEMGKPTPKVEVMKFLKSKQYTDSKDFAGECESVVMIAKGQSVQGTCKYGTRVDYILASPNSPYKFVPGSYSVFSSKGTSDHHIVKVDITKAQSDEKQNDVGRKRYKPKQKVVKISGSSPAKGIWKAQMPER is encoded by the exons ATGCCACCATTAACAAACCAAGAACTCATTTTCTTCGAGACCAACTTCTCCACAATGCTCAAAGTCCTCAACAAAAGACTCCGGCGCCTTTACTGCCGTCTCCGGTGGCCGGTCCGCTGCCGACCGGAGCCCAAAGTTATAGTAAAAAAGTTCAGAAAATCCAGCTACAAATCACAAAACGACTCAAAAAACGAACTTCCCCTTAATGGGTCGGCTACGGTTCATCCAAATGCTCGAACTGTTGACCTGAAATCAGAAAAATCAATACGTGTAGCCACTTTCAACGCTGCTCTGTTCTCAATGGCCCCCGCAGTACCCAAATCGGAGAAGCcttcaaattttgaccatgaaaatgaagatttcAACAGAATTAATTTACGTGCCAAGTCAGTGATTGATCGTCCAAAGAGCATACTAAAGCAGTCTCCTTTACATTCAAGCTCAGTGAATGGAACAGAGAATCTTTCCAAGCAACAAAAGTTTGCAAAATCAAAGCTCAGGGTATCCATAAATTTGCCTGATAATGAGATTTCTTTGTTGCGTAACCGGCAGCTGAGTTTCAGAGAAGAAGATAAAGATGAACCTTCAAGCAGTGCTGTCAGAAGGATTTTGAGAGGAAAGGCGCCATTGAAATCAAGTGTGAGTTTTCCGACGAGTTCTATAGCCAGTGTTGGCAGCACAAGGACAGTTCTTGAGGTTTTGAGGGAATTGGATGCGGATCTTCTGGCTTTGCAAGATGTGAAAGCAGAGGAAGAGAATTCGATGAAGCCGTTATCTGATTTGGCAGCCGCTCTGGGGATGAATTATGTTTTTGCTGAGAGCTGGGCTCCTGAGTATGGCAATGCTGTCTTGTCTAAGTGGCCGATCAAGCGCTGGAAAGTGCAGAAGATTTTTGATGATACTGATTTTAG GAATGTTCTTAAGGCCACCGTTGATGTTCCTCAGATTGGAGAAGTCAACTTCCACTGCACTCACCTTGATCATCTCGATGAGAACTGGCGGATGAAGCAGATGAATGCAATCATCCAATCTAATGATCATGGTGAGGCCCACATCTTGGCTGGAGCACTTAATTCACTTGACGAAACAGATTACTCTTCGGAGAGATGGACTGACATTGTAAAG TACTACGAGGAGATGGGAAAGCCAACCCCAAAAGTTGAAGTCATGAAATTTCTGAAGAGTAAACAATACACCGATTCTAAGGACTTCGCTGGTGAATGTGAGTCGGTGGTCATGATTGCCAAAGGCCAAA GTGTGCAGGGGACATGCAAATATGGAACCAGAGTGGATTACATATTGGCATCCCCGAATTCACCGTACAAGTTTGTTCCGGGTTCATACTCGGTCTTTTCTTCGAAAGGGACTTCGGATCATCACATAGTGAAAGTTGATATAACAAAAGCGCAAAGCGACGAGAAGCAAAACGATGTCGGTCGGAAGCGATACAAACCTAAACAGAAAGTTGTAAAGATATCAGGGTCTTCTCCAGCAAAAGGTATATGGAAAGCACAAATGCCAGAGAGATAA
- the LOC102610395 gene encoding methyl-CpG-binding domain-containing protein 4-like isoform X3, with product MKPRGGGEPIRSIDTYAAQCEKCFKWRVINSSEEYEEIRCKIAEIPFVCDRKPGVSCEDPADIEYDASRVWVIDRPGIPKTPGGFKRSLVLRKDFSKMDAYYITPTGKKLRTLNEVAGFLAANPEYSDVSLSDFTFSVPKVMDDTIPEDVVKKGSASSDAKRKPKTSKGVVGDGTARDEGSVAMH from the exons ATG AAGCCCCGAGGAGGAGGGGAACCGATCAGGTCAATCGACACATACGCAGCACAGTgcgaaaaatgttttaaatggAGGGTGATTAATTCATCAGAAGAGTATGAGGAAATTAGATGTAAAATCGCAGAGATCCCTTTTGTTTGTGACAGAAAACCTGGTGTTTCCTGTGAGGATCCTGCTGATATTGAGTATGATGCCTCACGAGTCTGGGTCATTGACAGACCTGGAATCCCAAAGACCCCAGGAGGTTTTAAGAGAAGTTTGGTGCTTAGAAAAGATTTCTCTAAAATGGATGCTTACTATATTACTCCCACAGGGAAGAAACTAAGAACTCTTAATGAAGTAGCAGGATTTCTTGCAGCAAATCCTGAATATAGTGATGTATCCCTTTCAGATTTTACCTTTTCAGTTCCAAAAGTAATGGACGATACTATTCCTGAGGATGTTGTCAAAAAGGGTTCTGCCAGTAGTGATGCTAAAAGGAAACCTAAAACATCGAAGGGTGTTGTTGGAGATGGAACTGCTAGGGATGAAGGGTCTGTTGCCATGCACTGA
- the LOC102610693 gene encoding putative E3 ubiquitin-protein ligase RF298: protein MANSGANKAGSCSVLSLDKGSKNKRKLAEPSQMNPVNLPTSLTEFPRYQQSLEKPQNPLSYPPLSDAGSSRGTEVDKEAECESGEWDDPIVCALGELLSSGLNTLFRNVIKQISECGYSEDDATKNIARHSIYCGGKDLVSNIVNDTLSALEKVKGTNSSRDEMFDNLQQMVDYTMLEMINVLRDVKTSLSIAEAMWWLLMCDLNISQACTVEGDILSFLDSKEFSGESSSSSSPSQLRSEDQGSGTFPPNTSKSNVPRPSKPTEPSKFSKPGAKCSMSETLKFGSFPNMPNPRNSFVTEKMLPERDSLVSMAESVEKSLSSLGEHAQNMSLTLGSDERSGNGRKGRSKKELAILRQKSCHVPTEKSYRTYGKGAFRSGKLASMGGFVLEKRVRPASDLSAVHPKSGPSKISADTGAAAASRDRGHCASTRTPLAHPVSDSPSSLPTKGTTLALPVPNTELVASSSSKKNPDIKAVATTSPSPKLPEYYAGIPFDETLGRYIPQNGKDELILKLVPWVPELQNELNSWTEWANQKVMQAARRLSKDQAELKALRHEKQEVEQCQKDKQILEENTVKRLSEMEFALTNATAQVERSSSTVHTLEMEHSVLKKEMEAANLRAAKSAVSCQEAFEREQKALKNAQSLEAQRVLLREELATEKQKVAVLQQEISKAENRHNQLETRWREERMARENLLAQAAAIRNQREQLEAAAKAEEEMIKLEAEKEMSKLTEDIGKLESQLSLLKYKSDSSKIAALRGSVDGGFMPDGKIENPAMKKGSKIPGLLMGGGSSSGSSLMGGLKRERECVVCLAEEKSVVFLPCAHQVLCQKCNELHEKQGMNDCPSCRSPIQQRIQVRFAQP, encoded by the exons ATGGCTAACAGTGGTGCTAACAAAGCAGGGTCCTGTTCTGTGTTATCCCTTGATAAGGGAAGTAAGAACAAGAGAAAATTAGCCGAACCTTCTCAAATGAACCCAGTTAACCTTCCTACATCCTTGACCGAATTCCCTCGGTATCAACAGTCCTTGGAGAAACCCCAAAACCCATTGAGTTATCCTCCATTGTCTGATGCTGGGTCTAGTCGGGGTACGGAAGTGGACAAAGAAGCAGAGTGCGAATCTGGGGAGTGGGATGATCCTATTGTGTGTGCACTCGGGGAACTTCTATCCTCTGGTTTGAACACACTATTCAGGAATGTAATTAAGCAGATTTCTGAGTGTGGCTATAGTGAGGACGATGCAACTAAAAACATTGCAAGGCATAGCATTTACTGTGGGGGTAAAGACCTTGTGTCAAATATTGTCAATGATACTTTGTCTGCTTTGGAGAAAGTGAAGGGAACTAATTCTTCAAGGGATGAAATGTTTGACAATTTGCAGCAAATGGTGGATTACACCATGTTGGAGATGATTAACGTGCTCAGGGATGTGAAAACATCCTTATCCATTGCGGAAGCGATGTGGTGGTTGTTAATGTGTGACTTGAACATTTCACAAGCATGCACAGTTGAAGGAGATATTTTGAGTTTCCTTGATAGTAAAGAATTCTCAGGAGAGAGCTCCTCCAGTTCTTCACCTTCCCAATTGAGATCAGAAGACCAAGGCTCTGGAACTTTTCCTCCAAATACTAGTAAATCAAATGTTCCAAGACCTTCAAAACCTACAGAAccctcaaaattttcaaaaccaggagcTAAATGCTCTATGTCTGAAACCCTAAAATTCGGAAGTTTCCCAAATATGCCCAACCCCAGAAATTCTTTTGTTACTGAAAAGATGCTACCAGAAAGAGACAGTCTGGTTTCTATGGCAGAAAGTGTAGAGAAATCTTTGAGTTCCCTAGGGGAACATGCTCAAAACATGTCGCTAACACTTGGTTCTGATGAAAGATCTGGAAATGGTCGGAAAGGGCGGTCCAAGAAAGAACTAGCAATCCTTCGCCAAAAGTCCTGCCATGTGCCCACTGAGAAATCCTACAGAACTTATGGCAAAGGGGCTTTCAGATCAGGCAAGCTTGCTAGCATGGGGGGTTTTGTTTTGGAAAAGAGAGTGAGACCTGCATCTGATTTATCTGCTGTGCATCCAAAGAGTGGTCCCTCAAAGATTAGTGCAGATACAGGAGCTGCAGCAGCATCAAGAGATAGAGGTCATTGTGCCTCAACCAGGACTCCACTTGCTCACCCTGTTTCAGATAGCCCTTCATCATTACCTACCAAGGGCACCACACTTGCATTACCTGTGCCAAATACTGAGCTGGTGGCATCATCCTCATCAAAAAAGAATCCTGACATAAAGGCTGTAGCAACCACCTCTCCATCTCCCAAGCTTCCTGAGTACTATGCTGGAATTCCTTTTGATGAAACTCTAGGAAGATATATCCCGCAAAATGGGAAGGATGAACTCATTCTGAAGCTAGTTCCTTGGGTTCCAGAGCTGCAGAATGAACTAAACAGTTGGACTGAGTGGGCCAATCAGAAGGTAATGCAGGCTGCTCGTAGGCTTAGCAAGGACCAAGCTGAGCTTAAAGCACTGAGGCATGAGAAGCAAGAAGTAGAGCAATGCCAAAAGGATAAGCAAATCTTGGAGGAGAACACCGTGAAGCGGCTATCTGAGATGGAGTTTGCCCTAACCAATGCCACTGCTCAGGTTGAGAGGTCCAGTTCCACTGTTCACACGCTTGAAATGGAACATTCTGTGCTGAAGAAGGAGATGGAGGCAGCCAACTTACGGGCGGCCAAATCAGCTGTTAGTTGTCAGGAAGCATTTGAGAGGGAGCAGAAGGCCCTCAAGAATGCACAGTCATTGGAGGCCCAAAGGGTTTTGCTGCGGGAGGAGCTTGCAACTGAGAAGCAGAAGGTGGCTGTGCTGCAACAGGAGATAAGCAAGGCAGAAAATCGCCACAATCAACTTGAG acTAGATGGAGAGAGGAGAGGATGGCCAGGGAAAATCTTCTTGCTCAGGCTGCTGCTATAAGGAACCAACGAGAACAGCTTGAAGCTGCTGCAAAGGCAGAAGAGGAGATGATAAAGCTGGAAGCTGAAAAGGAGATGAGCAAACTTACAGAAGACATCGGAAAGCTTGAAAGCCAGCTTTCACTGTTGAAATATAAGTCAGACTCTTCCAAAATAGCAGCACTTCGAGGAAGTGTTGATGGAGGTTTCATGCCTGACGGCAAGATTGAAAACCCAGCTATGAAGAAGGGTAGTAAAATTCCTGGTTTATTAATGGGAGGAGGAAGTTCTTCGGGTAGTTCTTTGATGGGAGGATTAAAACGGGAACGGGAATGTGTCGTGTGCCTAGCAGAGGAGAAATCTGTGGTTTTCCTCCCGTGTGCCCATCAAGTCCTCTGTCAAAAATGCAATGAGCTCCATGAGAAGCAGGGTATGAATGACTGTCCTTCATGTAGGTCTCCAATTCAGCAGCGTATTCAAGTGCGTTTTGCACAGCCATAG